The following proteins are co-located in the Paludibaculum fermentans genome:
- a CDS encoding FAD:protein FMN transferase, with the protein MERSLDSMGTTYTIAVYGSDRYALDSALDEAFEEARRLDNLLSNYRPESEWSRVNREAPQQAVKVSTEMYQLLNSCVEYSRQSEGAFDITVGPLMKIWGFYKGTGRTPHKAEIRTAMQRVGWRHIHLDQKAGTVRFDEPVEIDPGGIGKGYAVDRMAAILKKDGVASGIITAGRSSIYAIGAPPNEPRGWRVTIPNPRNPKVNAAEYFLKDESMSTSGTSEKFFIAGGTTYSHIMDPRTGYPAQGMLSVSVIAPRTIDTEAWTKPYFILGRQWAAQHKPKQFRVFLCEDRSEIACVSLP; encoded by the coding sequence TTGGAACGTTCCCTGGATTCGATGGGGACGACCTATACGATCGCCGTTTACGGAAGCGACAGGTACGCCTTGGATTCAGCGTTGGACGAAGCCTTTGAAGAGGCCCGCCGGCTGGACAACCTGTTGTCCAATTACCGGCCGGAGAGCGAGTGGAGCCGGGTGAACCGGGAGGCTCCCCAGCAGGCGGTGAAAGTATCCACCGAGATGTATCAACTGCTGAACTCCTGTGTGGAATACAGCCGGCAGAGTGAAGGAGCGTTCGACATAACCGTCGGTCCGTTGATGAAGATCTGGGGTTTTTACAAGGGTACGGGACGCACGCCGCACAAGGCGGAGATCCGCACAGCCATGCAGCGTGTGGGTTGGCGTCATATCCACCTGGACCAGAAGGCGGGGACGGTGCGGTTTGACGAGCCGGTGGAGATCGATCCGGGCGGGATCGGCAAAGGCTATGCGGTGGACCGCATGGCTGCGATTTTGAAGAAGGATGGCGTGGCCAGCGGCATTATTACGGCTGGCCGTTCGAGTATCTACGCCATTGGCGCACCTCCGAACGAACCGCGGGGGTGGCGCGTGACGATTCCCAATCCGCGCAATCCAAAGGTCAATGCGGCCGAGTATTTTCTGAAGGACGAATCGATGTCCACATCGGGCACATCGGAGAAGTTCTTCATCGCCGGGGGCACGACATACAGCCACATCATGGATCCGCGCACGGGTTATCCGGCGCAGGGGATGTTGTCTGTATCGGTGATTGCTCCACGGACCATCGACACCGAAGCGTGGACGAAACCCTATTTCATCCTGGGCCGGCAGTGGGCCGCCCAGCACAAGCCTAAGCAGTTTCGGGTCTTCCTGTGTGAAGACAGATCGGAGATCGCATGCGTGTCCCTCCCATGA
- a CDS encoding NAD(P)/FAD-dependent oxidoreductase, producing the protein MHVKKAIIIGAGPAGLTAAFELLTRTGIQPIVLEKSEHFGGISRTANYKGNRIDLGGHRFFSKSDRVMEWWHRMLPIQALPPGTPEITYHRMRRSLQSGGSGPDPEREDNVMLLRPRKSRIYFRRRLFQYPITLSVDTIRKLGLWATFRIGLSYLRTVLRPLPEEKSLEDFFINRFGRELYRTFFQSYTEKVWGVPCSAISAAWGRQRIKGLSVRKVLGHALGKMFGRKGTSAKTETSLIEQFLYPKFGPGQMWEETARKVRELGGVIHTGRRVDGLTLEDGKVVAVKATNLATGESESYPADFFFSTAPLSELIESMTPAPPPQVRAVSQGLVYRDFVTVGLLVRSLKIHDETEQGRKLIRDNWIYIQESDVQVGRLQIYNNWSPYLVADPGTVWLGLEYFCNQTDALWSSPDADLEALARTELARIGIIETSDVLDATVLRVEKAYPAYFGTYDRFEVLRTYLDSLQNLFPIGRNGMHRYNNQDHSMLTAMVAVDNILEGRTDKSNLWEVNTETDYQEEE; encoded by the coding sequence ATGCACGTCAAAAAAGCAATCATCATTGGAGCCGGCCCTGCCGGACTCACAGCTGCCTTTGAACTTCTGACTCGCACAGGCATCCAGCCCATCGTGCTGGAGAAGAGCGAACACTTCGGCGGCATCTCGCGCACGGCGAACTACAAAGGCAACCGCATCGATCTCGGCGGCCACCGCTTCTTCTCCAAATCCGACCGTGTCATGGAATGGTGGCATCGCATGCTGCCCATCCAGGCACTTCCGCCCGGTACCCCGGAAATCACCTACCACCGCATGCGGCGCTCGCTCCAGTCCGGTGGCTCCGGCCCCGATCCCGAGCGCGAAGACAACGTCATGCTGCTGCGGCCGCGCAAGTCCCGCATCTACTTCCGCCGCCGCCTCTTCCAGTACCCCATCACCCTCAGCGTCGACACCATCCGGAAGCTCGGCCTCTGGGCGACCTTCCGCATCGGCCTCAGCTACCTGCGCACCGTCCTCCGCCCGCTGCCGGAAGAGAAGTCCCTCGAGGACTTCTTCATCAACCGCTTCGGCCGTGAACTCTACCGCACGTTCTTTCAGTCGTATACCGAGAAGGTGTGGGGCGTCCCCTGCTCGGCCATCAGTGCCGCCTGGGGCCGGCAGCGCATCAAGGGTCTCTCCGTCCGCAAAGTGCTCGGCCACGCCCTGGGCAAGATGTTTGGCCGGAAGGGCACCAGCGCCAAAACCGAAACCTCCCTCATCGAGCAGTTCCTCTACCCCAAATTCGGCCCCGGTCAGATGTGGGAAGAGACCGCCCGCAAGGTTCGTGAGCTGGGTGGAGTCATTCACACCGGACGCCGCGTCGACGGTCTGACACTGGAGGACGGCAAAGTCGTCGCAGTGAAGGCCACCAACCTGGCCACCGGTGAATCGGAGTCGTATCCGGCGGACTTTTTCTTCTCCACGGCCCCGCTCTCGGAACTGATCGAGTCCATGACACCCGCCCCGCCGCCACAAGTCCGGGCAGTCAGCCAGGGTCTCGTTTACCGCGACTTCGTCACCGTAGGCCTGCTGGTCCGGTCCCTCAAGATCCACGACGAAACTGAGCAGGGCCGCAAGCTGATCCGCGACAACTGGATCTACATTCAGGAATCCGATGTGCAGGTGGGCCGCCTCCAGATCTACAACAACTGGAGCCCGTATCTCGTCGCCGATCCCGGCACGGTGTGGCTGGGCCTGGAGTACTTCTGCAACCAGACCGACGCGCTCTGGTCCAGCCCGGACGCGGACCTCGAGGCGTTAGCCCGAACGGAACTGGCCCGCATCGGCATCATAGAAACCAGCGATGTCCTGGACGCCACGGTCCTGCGGGTAGAGAAGGCTTACCCGGCCTATTTCGGCACCTACGACCGCTTCGAAGTGCTCCGCACGTACCTGGATTCCCTGCAAAATCTCTTCCCGATAGGCCGCAACGGTATGCACCGTTACAACAACCAGGACCACTCGATGCTGACGGCCATGGTAGCGGTAGACAACATCCTGGAAGGCCGCACCGACAAATCCAACCTCTGGGAAGTCAACACGGAAACTGACTACCAGGAAGAAGAGTAG
- the nusA gene encoding transcription termination factor NusA has protein sequence MASIYQSIEILSKEKGIDPQIVLDAVKDAMLVAARKQFKSTDDLVADLDEKTGNIIIYSVKIVADPVTDATKEVSLAEARRYDKAAEVGAVIRFAKPTELLGRISAQTAKQVILQKVREAERENIFAEYSGRVGELVNCTIKRVEGPDLVVDLGKTEARLGKKEQSRLENFSVGERVRAVIRSVDKTGKNAGVIVSRAAPELVMRLFEQEVPEIYDGTVVIRGCAREAGERTKIAVLSRDRDVDCVGACVGMKGMRVQSIIRELRGEKIDIIEFSDDPVVFATHALSPAKISRVAIIDSVEKHMEVIVEDSQLSLAIGKKGQNVRLAAKLLGWRIDIKTEEEKRQEVEAHMAALSAGTPLSVLLDHQLPEPVLELLLVGGIGTVEKLGSMTPEELELIAGIDASVVETIGASVNAFYNHLDAPAGEPQAEEQVEAVAEPAVENQPESELANAPAVVEQPVADESDTMGNSGLPVEQ, from the coding sequence TTGGCATCCATTTATCAGTCCATTGAAATCCTGAGCAAAGAGAAGGGCATCGATCCTCAGATCGTGCTCGACGCGGTGAAGGACGCCATGCTTGTGGCCGCTCGGAAACAGTTCAAGTCCACCGACGATCTGGTGGCTGACCTGGACGAGAAGACCGGCAACATCATCATCTATTCGGTCAAGATTGTAGCGGATCCGGTGACGGACGCGACCAAGGAAGTAAGCCTGGCGGAAGCGCGGCGCTATGACAAGGCCGCCGAAGTGGGCGCGGTGATTCGATTTGCGAAGCCGACCGAACTATTGGGCCGGATTTCGGCGCAGACCGCCAAGCAGGTGATTCTGCAGAAGGTTCGGGAAGCGGAGCGGGAGAATATCTTCGCGGAGTATTCCGGCCGGGTGGGCGAGCTGGTGAACTGCACAATCAAGCGTGTGGAAGGTCCGGACCTAGTAGTAGACCTGGGCAAGACGGAAGCGCGGCTGGGCAAGAAAGAGCAGTCGCGGCTGGAGAACTTCTCGGTGGGCGAGCGTGTGCGGGCGGTGATCCGCAGCGTGGACAAGACCGGCAAGAATGCGGGCGTGATCGTATCACGCGCGGCGCCGGAGCTGGTGATGCGCCTGTTCGAGCAGGAAGTGCCCGAAATTTATGACGGCACGGTAGTGATTCGTGGATGTGCCCGGGAAGCCGGTGAGCGCACCAAGATCGCCGTGCTGAGCCGTGACCGCGATGTGGACTGCGTGGGCGCCTGCGTGGGCATGAAGGGCATGCGCGTGCAGTCGATTATCCGCGAGCTGCGCGGTGAAAAGATTGACATTATTGAGTTTAGCGACGATCCGGTGGTGTTCGCGACGCATGCGTTGAGTCCTGCCAAGATCTCGCGGGTAGCGATCATCGATTCCGTGGAAAAGCACATGGAAGTGATCGTGGAAGACTCACAGCTTTCCCTGGCGATCGGCAAGAAGGGTCAGAACGTACGGCTGGCGGCGAAGCTGCTGGGCTGGCGGATTGACATCAAGACGGAAGAAGAGAAGCGGCAGGAAGTGGAAGCGCACATGGCGGCGCTTTCGGCCGGGACGCCTCTTTCGGTCCTGCTGGATCATCAGTTGCCGGAACCGGTGTTGGAGCTCCTTTTGGTGGGCGGCATCGGGACGGTGGAGAAGTTGGGTTCGATGACTCCGGAGGAGCTTGAGTTGATTGCGGGCATTGATGCGTCGGTGGTGGAAACCATTGGTGCCTCAGTGAACGCCTTCTACAATCACCTGGACGCGCCGGCGGGGGAACCGCAGGCGGAGGAACAGGTGGAAGCAGTGGCCGAACCGGCTGTGGAAAACCAGCCGGAGAGTGAGCTGGCAAACGCGCCGGCCGTCGTGGAACAACCAGTGGCGGATGAATCTGATACGATGGGAAACTCGGGTCTTCCTGTCGAGCAGTAG
- a CDS encoding transposase — MVVLLTWSGYGLHPTIHKSESLVRWRQQNAKSRPYVLERPHRKLILETICNACKTWNWALLAAHIRSTHLHVILDTSATPERSMGELKRACTNALKEANLATWGDRIWADYGHIRPLGSPYAINKAINYVLNGQGAPMEIHHGESGCESCAEATPPLHRRP, encoded by the coding sequence GTGGTAGTCCTACTAACCTGGAGTGGCTACGGTCTCCACCCCACAATCCACAAAAGCGAAAGCCTTGTCCGATGGCGGCAGCAAAACGCCAAATCTCGCCCATATGTCCTGGAGCGACCGCACCGGAAGCTAATCCTGGAGACTATCTGCAACGCATGTAAGACCTGGAACTGGGCGCTCCTGGCCGCTCACATCCGATCCACCCATCTCCACGTCATTCTGGACACATCAGCAACCCCGGAACGATCGATGGGAGAGCTCAAACGTGCCTGTACGAATGCGCTGAAAGAAGCCAACTTGGCGACATGGGGGGACCGTATCTGGGCCGACTACGGCCACATCCGGCCCTTGGGATCACCCTACGCCATCAACAAGGCGATCAACTATGTACTCAATGGACAAGGCGCCCCCATGGAAATCCACCATGGCGAATCCGGCTGCGAATCCTGTGCAGAAGCGACGCCCCCACTGCACCGACGGCCATAG
- a CDS encoding DUF503 domain-containing protein, which translates to MAAIGVLTLELELVQSHSLKDKRHWVRGLKDRLRAGFNVAVAEVEDQNLLNRSVVTAVTVSGSRENAAKVLESAERAAAAFLGPNLVSSGIEWLE; encoded by the coding sequence ATGGCAGCTATTGGTGTACTGACTCTCGAATTGGAACTGGTGCAGTCGCACTCGTTGAAGGACAAGCGGCATTGGGTGCGGGGGCTGAAGGACCGGCTGCGGGCGGGGTTCAACGTGGCCGTGGCCGAGGTGGAGGATCAGAACCTGCTGAACCGGTCGGTGGTGACGGCGGTGACGGTGTCGGGGTCGCGGGAGAATGCGGCGAAGGTGCTGGAGTCGGCGGAGCGGGCGGCGGCGGCGTTTCTGGGGCCGAATCTGGTTAGCAGTGGGATTGAGTGGTTGGAGTGA
- the hemE gene encoding uroporphyrinogen decarboxylase, which yields MSSRFLDACRRRPTDVRPVWFMRQAGRYMKQYREIRAKNSILEICKRPDLAAQVTLQPVEVLDVDAAIIFADLLLPIEPMGLRLKFVAGEGPQIDNPIRTSHDVDTLSTANTDELGYVGESIQIVSKALAGKVPVIGFVGAPFTMASYMIEGGASRNFINTKTLMYRDETLWRRLMGKLVDVLGPFAMLQVAAGARAIQVFDSWVGALGADDYVRYVAPYSRALIERIRSTGVPVIHFGTGAAGYFRELHAAGGDVMGVDWRLNIDQAWMDISYRSAIQGNLDPAALLAPLPELKTKVHELLKRTGTRPGHIFNLGHGILPETPVENVKAVVQMVREFKP from the coding sequence ATGAGCAGCCGTTTTCTGGATGCCTGCCGCCGCCGTCCCACGGACGTGAGGCCGGTTTGGTTTATGCGGCAAGCCGGCCGGTATATGAAACAGTACCGGGAGATCCGAGCCAAGAACAGCATCCTGGAGATCTGCAAACGGCCCGACCTGGCGGCGCAGGTGACACTCCAGCCCGTCGAAGTCCTGGATGTGGACGCGGCCATCATCTTCGCGGATCTGCTGCTGCCTATCGAGCCGATGGGGTTGCGGCTGAAGTTTGTCGCCGGCGAAGGTCCGCAGATCGACAATCCGATCCGCACTTCGCACGATGTAGACACGCTATCGACGGCCAATACCGATGAACTCGGCTATGTTGGCGAGTCGATCCAGATTGTGTCGAAGGCGCTGGCCGGGAAAGTTCCGGTTATCGGTTTCGTGGGCGCTCCGTTCACGATGGCGAGCTACATGATCGAGGGCGGCGCGTCGCGCAACTTCATCAACACGAAGACGCTGATGTACCGCGACGAGACGCTGTGGCGGCGGCTGATGGGCAAGCTGGTGGACGTGCTGGGTCCGTTCGCGATGCTGCAGGTGGCGGCCGGCGCGCGTGCGATTCAGGTGTTCGACTCCTGGGTGGGCGCGTTGGGCGCGGACGACTATGTGCGGTATGTGGCTCCCTATTCGCGGGCGTTGATCGAGCGCATCCGGTCGACGGGTGTTCCGGTGATCCACTTCGGCACGGGCGCGGCTGGCTACTTCCGCGAACTGCATGCGGCAGGCGGCGATGTGATGGGTGTCGACTGGCGCCTGAACATCGACCAGGCCTGGATGGACATCAGCTACCGCTCGGCGATTCAGGGCAACCTGGATCCGGCGGCGCTGCTGGCTCCGCTGCCTGAGCTCAAGACCAAGGTTCACGAACTGCTGAAGCGCACGGGCACGCGGCCGGGCCACATTTTCAACCTGGGCCACGGCATCCTGCCTGAGACCCCGGTGGAGAACGTGAAGGCTGTCGTGCAGATGGTCCGCGAGTTCAAGCCCTAA
- the rbfA gene encoding 30S ribosome-binding factor RbfA, translating into MDPLRTRRVAEKMREELSELIRYESDDPRIHQVEVTEVVVSPDMRQADVLVVLPQKAEERVLALAGLESAKGYLRHQLMQRLELFRMPELRFKSNVGSAQSAPIERLLRRVRRGRPKADPGPLPE; encoded by the coding sequence GTGGATCCACTTCGTACCCGCCGCGTTGCCGAGAAGATGAGAGAGGAGTTGTCGGAGCTCATCCGGTATGAGTCCGACGACCCGCGCATTCACCAGGTGGAAGTCACCGAGGTGGTGGTGTCGCCGGACATGCGGCAGGCGGACGTGCTGGTGGTGCTGCCGCAAAAGGCGGAGGAGCGCGTGCTGGCGCTGGCCGGGCTGGAATCGGCGAAGGGGTATTTGCGGCATCAGCTGATGCAGCGGCTGGAGTTGTTCCGGATGCCGGAGCTGCGCTTTAAATCGAACGTGGGATCGGCGCAAAGCGCTCCAATCGAAAGACTTCTGCGGCGGGTGCGGCGGGGCCGTCCGAAGGCGGACCCGGGCCCCCTGCCCGAATGA
- the infB gene encoding translation initiation factor IF-2, which produces MKKIRINELARELEVKPGTIIDMLPDLGVQEKKTHSSSVDEDVALLLKERLTGHATPFSADLDRPGGTFYVNEHTPNQPESADAAEPAVTQPTEHAVAPKPTLPVKPASVSVSAPVKDTTAEQPAPAAAPAAPAAPTRAPIRPPLAGVRPGAQPTLHAPSIPIPARTIIAHPAPAAAPAAPPVKPTVPVKAQVTHHVPAAPAPVQHAPAAPAAPAAPAVPAAPAAPVVHATPAAPAPAPAAPAAPAVPAPAVPAAAAPAVPATPAPVPATPAPAVPVAAAPAQVMPEAPRPTAPAAPAAPSLPARPPVARAPQRPAAPAAPQAPRQAAPEAPASPGAPAMPAPPRQAPAKPTGPSQPLPRNAPIAQRSGGPGTPRPGQIISGPRQPLPGGEVPRPPMVSPGAPRPQAPHLPRPQQGQGGPSQPRQQQQTAGQPTRPPLAGQPAARPVVPPRADILARLQQAQPKATPGQPAAPRPGMPTPGQPIYPGARRSGPGQPTPGGRPPYGGGPGGRPPLRGRGPHPTSPVLEAPPPPTADAGRRDAAKRRGLQRDHRDRDTEGKLKSHYRKSEPAPPPPIDREITISDGITVKELSEKLGVKAGLVIKQLVDRKIFATINQTLDMKLADEVSRAFGASTAKMSYEEESVQDVASTEVDSDLEIRPPIVTIMGHVDHGKTSLLDAIRTANVAGREAGGITQHIGAYHVEINGRKIVFIDTPGHEAFTRMRARGSKVTDIVVLVVAADDGVMPQTREAIDHARAAKVPIIVAVNKIDKPDAQPERVKQQLTELGLMPEDWGGDTPFVPVSAKKHENLELLLEMILLVADMQEIKGNPTRPAVATVLEAQLDRGRGPVATLLIKNGTLRVGDHYLCGTVFGRVRALYDDRGNQIKEVGPSMPVELVGLESLPDVGDQLQVVTDLAKARQIAEFREVRAREQQMAKTRITLDQFHAQLREGQTKELNVILKADVGGTAEVLSDTLQKLSTEKVTIRVLHAGVGAITETDVVLASASNAIIIGFNVRPERKAAEAAELEKVDIRLHTIIYELTDEIKKAMVGMLEPVFKEVYKGRAEIRETFRITKVGTVAGCYVVDGSLLRDCQIRLLRDNVVVHTGKLESLKRFKNDASEVKSGFECGLSIANYNDLKVGDIIEAFVKEKVAPDLSA; this is translated from the coding sequence ATGAAGAAGATTCGCATCAACGAGTTGGCTCGCGAACTGGAAGTCAAGCCCGGCACGATCATTGATATGTTGCCGGACCTTGGGGTCCAGGAGAAAAAAACGCATTCCAGCTCCGTCGACGAGGATGTGGCCCTGCTGCTCAAAGAGCGGCTGACCGGGCATGCCACTCCCTTCTCCGCCGATCTTGACCGGCCAGGCGGCACATTTTACGTCAACGAACACACACCGAATCAGCCAGAATCCGCTGACGCGGCCGAACCAGCCGTAACGCAGCCGACCGAGCACGCTGTAGCACCCAAGCCGACATTGCCCGTTAAGCCCGCATCTGTTTCCGTATCTGCTCCTGTGAAAGACACCACCGCTGAACAGCCGGCTCCGGCCGCCGCACCTGCCGCACCCGCGGCGCCCACACGGGCCCCGATCCGTCCTCCCTTAGCTGGGGTGAGGCCGGGCGCGCAGCCCACACTCCACGCGCCATCGATTCCGATTCCGGCGCGGACGATTATTGCTCACCCGGCACCGGCCGCGGCTCCGGCGGCACCGCCTGTGAAGCCGACAGTTCCGGTGAAGGCGCAAGTAACGCATCACGTTCCGGCTGCTCCGGCGCCGGTCCAGCATGCGCCCGCCGCTCCGGCGGCTCCCGCAGCTCCGGCTGTGCCCGCGGCTCCGGCCGCGCCCGTCGTGCATGCGACGCCGGCTGCTCCGGCGCCTGCTCCGGCAGCGCCAGCGGCTCCAGCAGTTCCTGCCCCCGCGGTTCCCGCGGCGGCGGCTCCGGCCGTGCCCGCGACTCCGGCGCCTGTTCCGGCTACGCCAGCACCGGCCGTGCCGGTGGCGGCGGCTCCAGCGCAGGTGATGCCGGAAGCGCCGAGACCGACTGCGCCGGCTGCACCCGCAGCGCCCTCACTTCCAGCGCGACCGCCCGTGGCGCGTGCGCCGCAGCGTCCGGCTGCACCGGCCGCTCCGCAGGCTCCGCGTCAAGCGGCGCCGGAAGCTCCGGCTTCCCCCGGGGCGCCCGCCATGCCGGCTCCTCCGCGCCAGGCTCCAGCGAAGCCGACGGGACCATCCCAGCCGCTGCCTCGCAATGCGCCGATCGCGCAGCGTTCCGGCGGACCGGGTACACCCCGTCCAGGCCAGATTATTTCCGGGCCGCGCCAACCTCTCCCAGGTGGCGAAGTGCCTCGTCCGCCGATGGTGTCGCCGGGCGCTCCGCGTCCGCAGGCTCCGCACCTGCCGCGTCCCCAGCAGGGCCAGGGCGGACCCAGCCAACCGCGCCAGCAACAGCAGACAGCCGGACAGCCGACGCGTCCGCCGCTGGCCGGTCAACCCGCCGCCCGTCCCGTGGTGCCGCCCCGCGCGGACATCCTGGCGCGGCTGCAGCAAGCTCAACCGAAGGCAACGCCGGGTCAACCGGCCGCGCCGCGACCCGGCATGCCGACGCCGGGCCAGCCGATTTATCCTGGCGCCCGCCGCAGTGGCCCGGGCCAGCCCACGCCGGGCGGCCGGCCGCCGTATGGCGGAGGTCCGGGAGGACGTCCTCCCTTGCGGGGCCGTGGTCCTCATCCCACCAGCCCTGTCCTGGAAGCGCCGCCGCCTCCGACCGCCGATGCGGGCCGCCGTGACGCGGCCAAGCGCCGCGGTCTGCAGAGAGACCATCGCGACCGGGATACCGAGGGTAAGCTCAAGTCGCATTACCGCAAGTCCGAGCCGGCTCCTCCTCCGCCGATCGACCGCGAGATCACGATCTCGGACGGCATCACGGTGAAGGAGTTGTCGGAGAAGCTGGGCGTGAAGGCCGGCCTGGTGATCAAGCAATTGGTCGACCGGAAGATCTTCGCGACCATCAACCAGACGCTCGATATGAAGTTGGCCGACGAAGTTTCGCGCGCATTCGGCGCGTCGACGGCCAAGATGAGCTACGAAGAAGAGTCCGTGCAGGATGTGGCGAGCACGGAAGTGGACAGCGACCTGGAGATCCGGCCGCCGATCGTGACCATCATGGGTCACGTCGATCACGGCAAGACCTCGCTGCTGGACGCCATCCGGACGGCCAATGTGGCCGGACGCGAAGCGGGCGGTATCACGCAGCACATCGGCGCATACCACGTAGAGATCAACGGCCGGAAGATCGTGTTCATCGACACCCCGGGTCACGAAGCGTTCACCCGCATGCGTGCCCGCGGTTCCAAGGTGACCGACATTGTGGTGCTGGTGGTGGCGGCGGACGACGGCGTGATGCCGCAGACCCGCGAAGCCATCGACCATGCGAGGGCGGCGAAGGTGCCGATCATTGTGGCCGTCAACAAGATCGACAAGCCGGACGCCCAACCGGAGCGCGTAAAGCAACAGCTGACTGAGCTGGGGCTGATGCCGGAAGACTGGGGTGGCGACACTCCGTTCGTGCCGGTGTCGGCGAAGAAGCACGAGAACCTGGAACTGCTGCTGGAGATGATCCTCCTGGTGGCGGACATGCAGGAGATCAAGGGCAACCCGACGCGGCCCGCCGTGGCTACGGTGCTGGAAGCGCAACTGGATCGCGGACGCGGTCCGGTGGCGACCCTGCTCATCAAGAACGGCACGTTGCGGGTGGGCGACCACTACCTGTGCGGAACGGTCTTTGGCCGTGTCCGCGCGCTGTACGACGATCGCGGCAACCAGATCAAGGAAGTCGGACCGTCGATGCCAGTGGAATTGGTGGGCCTGGAATCGCTGCCGGATGTGGGCGATCAACTCCAGGTGGTGACCGACCTGGCGAAGGCGCGGCAGATCGCGGAGTTCCGCGAAGTGCGGGCTCGCGAGCAGCAGATGGCCAAGACACGCATCACGCTGGATCAATTCCACGCGCAGTTGCGGGAAGGCCAGACCAAGGAACTCAACGTCATCCTCAAGGCCGACGTGGGCGGTACCGCGGAGGTCCTGTCGGACACCCTGCAGAAGCTCTCCACGGAAAAGGTCACGATCCGCGTACTGCATGCCGGCGTGGGCGCCATCACGGAAACCGACGTGGTGCTGGCCTCGGCGTCGAACGCGATCATCATCGGCTTCAATGTCCGCCCCGAGAGAAAGGCTGCGGAAGCGGCCGAGCTCGAGAAGGTCGACATCCGGTTGCACACCATCATTTACGAGCTCACCGACGAGATCAAGAAGGCCATGGTGGGCATGCTGGAGCCGGTGTTCAAGGAAGTGTACAAGGGCCGTGCGGAGATCCGCGAGACCTTCCGCATTACCAAGGTGGGCACGGTGGCCGGTTGCTATGTGGTGGACGGCTCACTGTTGCGCGACTGCCAGATCCGGTTGCTGCGCGACAACGTCGTGGTGCACACGGGCAAGCTGGAATCGCTCAAGCGGTTCAAGAACGATGCGAGCGAAGTGAAGTCCGGCTTCGAGTGCGGACTCTCGATCGCGAACTACAACGACTTGAAGGTGGGCGATATCATCGAAGCCTTCGTCAAGGAAAAGGTCGCGCCGGACCTGTCGGCGTAA
- a CDS encoding ribosome maturation factor RimP, with product MAGSNREALVGKITEIANRVAQREGLEVWSLELLGAGQSRILRIFIDKPEGVSLADCETVSHQVGAILDEENFIPGDSYQLEVSSPGVERKLYRPEHFTRFAGKKARLALREPVENQRRWDGVLAGYEDGCVVLETGVDKAIRVRMEQIEKANLKFEW from the coding sequence ATGGCGGGCAGCAACCGGGAAGCCCTGGTCGGGAAGATCACCGAAATTGCCAATCGCGTTGCACAGCGCGAGGGGCTTGAGGTGTGGTCTCTCGAGCTGCTGGGAGCGGGCCAGAGCCGGATTTTGCGCATATTCATCGACAAGCCCGAAGGGGTGTCGCTGGCTGACTGTGAGACAGTCTCGCATCAGGTGGGCGCCATTCTTGACGAAGAGAACTTCATTCCAGGTGACTCCTACCAATTGGAAGTGAGCTCGCCCGGAGTTGAACGCAAGTTATACCGTCCGGAGCATTTCACACGGTTTGCCGGCAAGAAAGCGCGCCTTGCGCTGCGTGAGCCGGTAGAGAACCAACGCCGCTGGGACGGCGTGCTGGCCGGCTATGAAGACGGTTGTGTGGTGCTCGAGACGGGCGTGGACAAAGCCATCCGGGTCCGGATGGAACAAATCGAAAAGGCAAATCTGAAATTCGAGTGGTGA